The Microcystis panniformis FACHB-1757 region CCAATACTGAGAATACTGCCGACACTGCCAATACTGAGCATACTGCCGATACTAACCAGACTTAAAATACTGCTGGCACTAGCGAGACTTAAAATACTGCCAGCACTGCCTAAACTCAAGATACAGCGATAACTAGCTTTGCTCAGATAATTAAGACCAGAAATCATTTTAAATCGCGGAAAGATTGGGGAATAGTTAGGGAAGTATTTTGCCAAACCTGTTGTAAACGCATAGCCGGCATAGTTAGATACAGAATATCACCTTGATCGAGAGTAATTTCTAGTAATTGCCAACCGTGGATAGTTTGACCCTGTTTTTCTAGGTAAAGTGGCACAAAATCGGCATTCATCGCCGCTTCCTTGACAATTTGCCCCATGAAAGGATGATTAGGTGTGATTAATGTAGCCAAAGCAACCCAGAGGAGATCATCGGTCATGCCATTACCGAGAATTCTACCGCCCAAAGCGGCCGCAGCGAAGGAATAGGTAGCTAGATCCCGGGGACATAATACCGTATCAAAATCAAAAACCTCTTGAATCGATCGCCCGAATTGTTCCTGAGAGCAGCTTAAAACTAGATTAATTTTAGGAGCGATCGCTTTAGCAGTGAGGGCAATCTCCACATTAATCATATCCTCGTAAGTAACCACGATCAAAGATTCAGCGTTGTTAATATTAGCGGTTTCTAGGGTAGCCACTAGACGCGCATCCTCGATGATGACGGGGATTCCCCAGGAGCGCACGGAATGCAAAAATCGGTTATTGGGGTCCGATTCGATCACCACCACTTCACAGCCTTGGTCGTGCAATTGTCGCACGATCCGGGTGCCGATACCTCCTAAACCACAGATAATGTGATGATTGCGGACGGGAATGCGGGTAGCATCCCAAAACTGCTTAAAGCGACTACCGAGGATAAAATCGTTGAGGAGAGCATAACAGATACCGATAACCCCGGCACCGACAATCATCATGACCACGGTAAAAATTTTGATACTATCGGGGGTAGATTCGGCCACTTTTTCGTTACCTCCGGCGCCGGTAATCATCCCGACGGAGAAATAGAGGGAATCGACAAGGGAAATTTTTTGATTAACGCTGAGATAGGTAATGGTAGCAAGGGAAATCATCCCCAAGAGGGAAAGGGTGACAAGAATTACCGGTTGGACATAGTGCTGATAGGGACGAAGATTGAGCAGATTTCTCAGCCACTTTTGCAGTTTAAAACGCTGTTTTGCCTTAATTGTCGGTTTATTGCCGATAATCAGATGATCGCCAGTTTGGAGTTTTTTGCCTAAAAGAACTGCTGAAACCAGATCAATTTCGTCGTGAGCGGGGAGATAATAGATTAACATCCGGGCCGGATCGTCCCAAAGTTCGTAGAGGGGTAATCCCCACCAAGGATGATTTTCCTCAATAATTATCTCTTGAATTGGCCAAAGGCGATCGAATAGCTGTAATTGACCGATAGCTTTATTACCAAGGGCAGCAAAGGAAAAGATCGGGGCTGCTAGGGAAGCAACGCTCATGCTAACGTGAGCAGGGAGGGTTTGATCGAGTCTTTCTCCCAAAGTTTCGTTAAATAGTCGGTTAACTATCCGAATTTTCGGGTTAATTATTCTTGCGCGGGTGAGAATTTCTAGATTGAGTGCGTCGTTATCGATGGCCAAAACTAGGGTTTCTGCATCTGGAAGGCCAGCTTGCAGGAGAGTTTTAGGAGAGCAGGGATCGCCGATGATAATATCAGACTGGTATTCACAGACCATTTGGCGATCGCTAATCGCCACTACTGCCGCAGATTGTTGTTTGAGTAAACAAAAGATTTTATAACCCGTGCGACCTAATCCACAGACGATGATTTGCGGTTTCATTCGTCGAGCGCGTTTTTTGCTGATTAACCTTTCATTTCTAGCGCAAAAACTAGGAAAAATCTGTAACTAAAGCTGCAATATTGCCAATTTTCCTAATCAGGCTTTGAAGATGATAAAATAACCATCATCATTGATTTAATCACTTAGGTCTTGACTCGCTTTCTTTGGGATAAATTTAGTAAAGATTACCTCGAAACCTTTCTCTCTTCTTCCGGTGACGTGAAAACTAGCCTTGATGTGACGGCAGAAACTCAAGAAATTGATGTGTATTTTCGACCGACTTCCCCCAAAATACCGCCCGAATTAGGCTTATTGGGCAAATTAGCTCAAACCCCTTGTCTATTGGAACCCTATCGCAATCCTGTCACGATTGAGGGAATTCTCGCTTGTTTATCTAAACTGTTGACTGTGCGGGAACAATTACAAAGAGAAGCTCACCGTCATCAACAACCCTTATTAGCAGAAAATATGGCTCTTCGTTACTTGGTATGGTTCGATAGGGGGGCATAAATCGACTAAATCCTTATCTGGCAAGAGATTTAATTGATTAGTTCGCTCTAGATCAAAAACAATTGACAAAAATCGCCAAATATCTTTCTCTATAAGGGTTTCATCTCTTATAATCCTGTCCGTTGCATAAGACAAACCGAAGAACCGAAAATATTCCTAGACTATGGATACTAACTCCTACTGCCAGTCAGAGGATTATAACTGCTTTTTCCGCTCTCAATCATCCAGATTGGGGAGAAGGAATTTATTTTTTACCTCCAGCATTAACCACATCCCTTATTGTCCTGCATCAATTACCTGAAACCCCTGAAACCCTTTGGTTAAGATTATTAGGTAGAGGAGGAACCAGAACCAGAGCGATTGATGAATTAGAGGCCTTGTCTCCTAGTCATCCTTTTAAATCAGCTTCCTTAAAATTATTATACAATTTGAGTAGGAACTTGCAAGCCTTACCCAAAAGAACCCAGGAGGAGAGGAAATTTATTATGCGTTTAGCCCCTTTATACGAACAAGATAGAGAAGCAGCGATTCAAAAGGGCAGAATCGAAGGGATTCAAGAAGGGAGAATCGAGGGGATTCAAGAAGGAGAATTTAAAGTAGTGCTACGCTTGCTTAACCGACGTTTTGGTGAACTTCCCCCGAATATCACCGAAACTATCCAAAAACTCTCAGTAGAAAAATTAGAAGACTTAGGAGAAGCATTACTAGACTTTGAGAGTCAAGCTGACTTAATTAATTGGCTGAACTAATAAATAGGCTTTGAAGATGATAAAATAATCATCATCATTGATTTAATAACTTAGGTCTTGACTCGCTTTCTTTGGGATAAATTTAGTGAAAGACTACCTCGAAACCTTTCTCTCTTCTTCCGGTGACGTGAAAACTAGCCTTGATGTGACGGCAAAAACTCAAGAAATCGATGTGTATTTTCGACCGACTTCCCCAGAAATGCCGCCCGAATTAGGTTTATTGGGCAAATTAGCTCAAACCCCTTGTTTATTGGAACCCTATCGCAATCCGGTCACGATTGAGGGAATTCTCGCTTGTTTATCTAAACTGTTTACTGTGCGGGAACAATTACAAAGAGAAGCTCACCGCAATCAACAACCCTTATTAGCAGAAAATATCCCTAGACTATGGATACTAACTCCTACTGCCAGTCAGAGGATTATAACTGCTTTTTCCGCTCTCAATCATCCAGATTGGGGAGAAGGAATTTACTTTTTACCTCCAGCATTAACCACATCCCTTATTGTCCTGCATCAATTACCTGAAACCCCTGAAACCCTTTGGTTAAGATTATTAGGTAGAGGAGGAACCAGAAGCAGAGCGATTGATGAATTAGAGGCCTTGTCTCCTAGTCATCCTTTCAAATCAGCTGCCTTAAAATTATTATACAATTTGAGTAGGAACTTGCAAGCCTTACCAAAAATAACCCAGGAAGAGAGTAAATTTATTATGCGTTTAGCCCCTTTATACGAACAAGATAGAGAAGCAGCGATTCAACAAGGAGAAACCAAGGTAGTGCTACGTCAACTAAAGCGACGTTTTGGTGAACTTCCCCCGCATATCACTGAAACTATCCAAAAACTCTCAGTAGAAAAATTAGAAGACTTAGGAGAAGCATTGCTAGACTTTGAGACTCAAGCTGACTTAATCAATTGGCTTAATCAAGCCTAAAATCTTCGGGAAAGGTCATTTACAACTCCTCTAATTGTTTTCTTGAACTATCGGGAAATTGAGAGCTTTATTGAATAGGGGAAGGTCTTGGAAATTGGTTGCGCCATCTCCATTAAAATCTTGGCGTTGCTGATTTGAGTTCTGAACATTCTTTTGTGATATTTTTAAAACCTGGACTAAAACTAACTTTTGGATAGGACACACATTTGGCATTCATAGCTTGATTCAGCAACGCCGAATAATCTTATACTACTCCTAATCACTTCTTATCTCTTGACAATGACCTTAAAAACCGATCACGGTAAAAGCCATCCCGTCGGTGCGACTGTCTTGGCCGATGGTGTCAACTTCTCACTATTTTCTAAGTATGCCACTGCCATAGAATTATTATTATTTGATGATGCTAATTCTCCCGTACCTAGCCGGACTATTCTCCTCACCCCGCAAACAAACCGCACCTTTTTCTATTGGCATATTTTCGTTCACGGCATTGGAGTCGGTCAAGTGTATGCTTATCGAGTCTATGGTCCGGATAATCCGGCCCAGGGTCATCGCTTCGATCCTGATAAAGTAGTTCTCGATCCCTATGCGAAAGCGATTGTCGGTGCGGAAATTTATGATCGACAAGCTGCCAGCGAAAAAGGCGATAATTGTCATCGAGCTTTGCGGGGTCTGGTAGTGGATCCGGGCTGCTACGATTGGGAAGATGACGCACCGCTACGCACTCCCTACTCTGCCAGTGTTATCTACGAAATGCACGTCGGCGGCTTTACTCGTAACCCGAATTCCGGCGTTAGCGAGGAAAAAAGAGGTACTTTTGCGGGATTAATCGAAAAAATACCCTATTTGAAAAACCTAGGCATTACTGCCGTGGAATTGTTACCGATTCATTACTTTGATCCCGCTGCCGCTATGCCGGGGTTAACTAACTATTGGGGTTATAGCACGATCGGCTTTTTTGCGCCCCATGCCGGTTACAGTAGCGATCGCTCACCCCTGGGTCCTTTGAATGAATTTCGCGATCTGGTGAAAGCTTTACACAAAGCGGGGATCGAAGTGATTCTCGATGTGGTTTTCAATCATACCGCCGAGGGGGACGAAATCGGGCCGACTCTTTCCTTGAAAGGTATCGATAATCGCACCTACTACATCCTCGATGCAGAAGATAAAAGCATCTATAGCAACTATACCGGCTGTGGTAACACCCTCAAGGGCAGTCATCCGATTGTGGGCAAAATGATTCTCGATTGTTTGCGCTATTGGGTGTCGGAAATGCACGTCGATGGTTTTCGCTTTGACCTAGCGGCCGTATTATCGCGCAATGTGGACGGGGAACCGATCCTGCAAAAAGGTTATAACATGATCTGGGCGATCGAATCGGATCCGGTCTTAGCTGGGACAAAATTAATCGCCGAAGCTTGGGATGCGGCAGGATTGTATAGTGTCGGTCAATTTGTCGAATTTGCCGATTGGTTTTCCGAGTGGAATGGTCCTTTTCGGGATGATGTACGCGCTTTTGTCCGGGGAGATGCCGGCATAGTCAGCAAATTAGCGGCGCGGATTTTAGGAAGCCCCGACATATACCACAGACCCGATACCGATGTCAATAGAAGTATAAATTTTGTTACCTGTCACGACGGCTTTACCCTTAACGATCTAGTTTCCTACGACGAGAAACACAACGAGGCTAACGGCGAGGAGAATCGGGACGGTTGCAACGATAATTTTAGCTGGAATTGTGGGGTAGAAGGGGAAACCAATAACGAGAGGATTAAAACCCTGCGACTGCAACAAATAAAAAATCTCTTAACGATCCTGTTTATTTCCCAAGGAACACCTATGCTGTTGATGGGGGACGAAGTGCGACGCACCCAAAAGGGCAACAATAACGCCTATTGTCAGGATAACCAGTTAAGTTGGTTCGATTGGAGTGCGGTAGAGCAAGAGTTCGATCTTTGGTGTTTCGTAAGGAGACTGATCGATTTTAATAAAAAATTAGCTCTTTTCCGTCAGGAAAAATTGCTAGAAGTCACCTATACCAGTCTTGAACCCCATCTCAGTTGGCATGGCGTACAGTTGAGTAAACCCGATTGGTCGGAAGATTCCCACAGTTTAGCTTTTTCCCTGCGTCATCCCAAGGCGAACGAGTATTTACACATTATGCTCAACGCTTACTGGGAATCTCTCAACTTCCAGTTACCCCCCTTGGGACAAGGGGAAAAATGGCATCGCGTCATCGATACTGCTGGGCAATTGTCCGAGGCAGCCTGTGATTTAGATGCCGCCGCCGCTGTTGAATCGGAAACCTATCGGGTGCAGGCGCGTTCGGCGGTAGTTTTAATCGTTAAACCAGTATAACAAGAGGAGAGATATTGCCCGATCGAGCGATCTTGAATGCTTTAACTAATGAACAATGGCATCAATTCAATCGTCAAGTGGAAAAACGTTATTTATTTGCGGAGCAATAGCTGAAATGATGCGGCTTTCATTAGCGAAACGGGTATCGATTCTCTCTTTGTGTTTAATTGGCTTTTCCCTGCCTTCGACCACTTTCATTGTTTCACCGGTACAGGCGAACCTAGAACCGAATGCGATCGCTCTTGGTGATCCTGTTCGGGAAGAAAAGCAAGCTCGGCAGTTAGTAGAATGGTTGGGAACTAAACAATACGGTAAAGTTATTGCAGCTTTGTCACCCCAACTAAAACCCCTCTGGACTGCCGAAAAATTGCAAAAGGTCTGGGAAAGCCAGGTTACTGACAATACTGGACCGTTTAAGCGCATTGTCAAAACCAAGGTACTCGATGCTATCAATGCCAATTTGGTGATTGTCACCGTTGAATTTGAGAAACTCACTGAAGATGTGGTAATTACCTTTAACCGGTCTGGTCAGGTAATTGCCGCCGATTTTCCCGAATTTCGTAGTATTTCTGAGATTGGCGATGCTTTTGTCACGTCCTTGGCCAATAAAGACTACGGCCTGGCCCGAGGTTTTTTACACCCTTTCCTGAAAGCTGAGGTTTTCCCCACCAGAGTACAAGGTGCTTGGGAGAATTTACTTAAGCGTACCGGCCCCGTGCGTCGGATCGTGGGAACTCAGGTCAGAAAAGGCTCGGATACGGACGGTGTGGATCTGGTGTTGGTGACGATTCAATTTGAAAAACTGACGGATACCTTAATCCTCGTTTTTGATGATCAAAAGCAGATTGTCAACGTGGATTTCCCTTTAGGCAATTAGTAATCAGCCGAAATTACCCCGTAAATTGAGTTGGAGACGATAAGTTATGTTAGATAAAATCGAAGTTCCCATCGAAGCGATCGCAGCTAGGGAGATTCTAGACTCCCGCGGCCGTCCCACGATCGAAGCGGAAGTGCTATTAGAATCGGGGGCACTCGGTTTGGCCCAGGTTCCCAGTGGTGCTTCTACGGGTAGTTTTGAGGCCCACGAATTACGCGATGATGATCCCCAGCGTTACGGTGGTAAGGGTGTCCTGAAAGCGGTTCGCAATGTCCACGAAAAAATCGTCCCGGTTTTGGAGGGGATGAATGCTTTCGACCAAGCTAGTATCGATTTAGCGATGATCGATCGCGATGGCACGGCCAATAAACGAGAATTAGGGGCTAATGCTATCCTAGCCGTCTCTCTGGCTACGGCCAAAGCAGCGGCGGCGGATCTGGGATTGCCTCTCTATCGTTATCTCGGCGGTCCGATGGCCAATGTGCTACCCGTCCCGATGATGAACGTGATCAATGGTGGTTCTCACGCTGATAATAACGTCGATTTTCAGGAGTTTATGATCTTCCCCATCGGGGCCGATTCTTTTAAGGAGGGTTTGCGTTGGGGAGCGGAAGTATTCGCCGCTTTGGGTAAGGCCTTGCACGAACGCAAATTACTGACCGGTGTGGGCGATGAGGGCGGTTATGCTCCTAATTTGGCTTCAAATCAGGAAGCTTTGGATATTTTGATTGAATCGATCGAACGTGCTGGTTATAAACCGGGGTCGGAGGTGGCTTTGGCTATGGATGTGGCCGCCAGTGAATTCTATAAGGATGGTCAATACCTCTACGATGGTTCGGCCCATTCTCCCGCCGAAATGGTGGATTTTTTGGCCAGTTTAGTCGATCGCTATCCGATTGTTTCCATTGAAGACGGTTTACACGAGGAAGATTGGGATAACTGGAAATTATTGACCGATAAACTGGGGGCGCGGATTCAGTTGGTGGGCGATGATTTGATGGTGACTAATCCTATCCGTCTGCAAAAAGCGATCGATCTGGGTATTGCTAACTCGATCCTGATTAAGCTCAATCAGATCGGTTCTTTGACGGAAACCCTACAAACGATCGCCCTGGCTACCCGTCACGGTTATCGTTCTGTCATCAGTCATCGTTCTGGAGAAACGGAAGACACTACGATCGCAGATCTGGCGGTGGCTACTAATGCCGGACAGATTAAAACTGGTTCTCTCAGTCGCAGTGAACGGGTGGCTAAGTATAATCGCTTATTACGCATCGAAGCAGAATTAGGCGATCGGGCGGTGTACGCGCCGAAAGTCGGTTTGGGTCCAAAATTCTTGGCCTAAAATTTGCAAAAAGTCTTGCACTGATCGAAAAAGGGTGTTA contains the following coding sequences:
- a CDS encoding potassium channel family protein; this translates as MKPQIIVCGLGRTGYKIFCLLKQQSAAVVAISDRQMVCEYQSDIIIGDPCSPKTLLQAGLPDAETLVLAIDNDALNLEILTRARIINPKIRIVNRLFNETLGERLDQTLPAHVSMSVASLAAPIFSFAALGNKAIGQLQLFDRLWPIQEIIIEENHPWWGLPLYELWDDPARMLIYYLPAHDEIDLVSAVLLGKKLQTGDHLIIGNKPTIKAKQRFKLQKWLRNLLNLRPYQHYVQPVILVTLSLLGMISLATITYLSVNQKISLVDSLYFSVGMITGAGGNEKVAESTPDSIKIFTVVMMIVGAGVIGICYALLNDFILGSRFKQFWDATRIPVRNHHIICGLGGIGTRIVRQLHDQGCEVVVIESDPNNRFLHSVRSWGIPVIIEDARLVATLETANINNAESLIVVTYEDMINVEIALTAKAIAPKINLVLSCSQEQFGRSIQEVFDFDTVLCPRDLATYSFAAAALGGRILGNGMTDDLLWVALATLITPNHPFMGQIVKEAAMNADFVPLYLEKQGQTIHGWQLLEITLDQGDILYLTMPAMRLQQVWQNTSLTIPQSFRDLK
- the glgX gene encoding glycogen debranching protein GlgX, which produces MTLKTDHGKSHPVGATVLADGVNFSLFSKYATAIELLLFDDANSPVPSRTILLTPQTNRTFFYWHIFVHGIGVGQVYAYRVYGPDNPAQGHRFDPDKVVLDPYAKAIVGAEIYDRQAASEKGDNCHRALRGLVVDPGCYDWEDDAPLRTPYSASVIYEMHVGGFTRNPNSGVSEEKRGTFAGLIEKIPYLKNLGITAVELLPIHYFDPAAAMPGLTNYWGYSTIGFFAPHAGYSSDRSPLGPLNEFRDLVKALHKAGIEVILDVVFNHTAEGDEIGPTLSLKGIDNRTYYILDAEDKSIYSNYTGCGNTLKGSHPIVGKMILDCLRYWVSEMHVDGFRFDLAAVLSRNVDGEPILQKGYNMIWAIESDPVLAGTKLIAEAWDAAGLYSVGQFVEFADWFSEWNGPFRDDVRAFVRGDAGIVSKLAARILGSPDIYHRPDTDVNRSINFVTCHDGFTLNDLVSYDEKHNEANGEENRDGCNDNFSWNCGVEGETNNERIKTLRLQQIKNLLTILFISQGTPMLLMGDEVRRTQKGNNNAYCQDNQLSWFDWSAVEQEFDLWCFVRRLIDFNKKLALFRQEKLLEVTYTSLEPHLSWHGVQLSKPDWSEDSHSLAFSLRHPKANEYLHIMLNAYWESLNFQLPPLGQGEKWHRVIDTAGQLSEAACDLDAAAAVESETYRVQARSAVVLIVKPV
- a CDS encoding DUF3887 domain-containing protein, which codes for MMRLSLAKRVSILSLCLIGFSLPSTTFIVSPVQANLEPNAIALGDPVREEKQARQLVEWLGTKQYGKVIAALSPQLKPLWTAEKLQKVWESQVTDNTGPFKRIVKTKVLDAINANLVIVTVEFEKLTEDVVITFNRSGQVIAADFPEFRSISEIGDAFVTSLANKDYGLARGFLHPFLKAEVFPTRVQGAWENLLKRTGPVRRIVGTQVRKGSDTDGVDLVLVTIQFEKLTDTLILVFDDQKQIVNVDFPLGN
- the eno gene encoding phosphopyruvate hydratase, giving the protein MLDKIEVPIEAIAAREILDSRGRPTIEAEVLLESGALGLAQVPSGASTGSFEAHELRDDDPQRYGGKGVLKAVRNVHEKIVPVLEGMNAFDQASIDLAMIDRDGTANKRELGANAILAVSLATAKAAAADLGLPLYRYLGGPMANVLPVPMMNVINGGSHADNNVDFQEFMIFPIGADSFKEGLRWGAEVFAALGKALHERKLLTGVGDEGGYAPNLASNQEALDILIESIERAGYKPGSEVALAMDVAASEFYKDGQYLYDGSAHSPAEMVDFLASLVDRYPIVSIEDGLHEEDWDNWKLLTDKLGARIQLVGDDLMVTNPIRLQKAIDLGIANSILIKLNQIGSLTETLQTIALATRHGYRSVISHRSGETEDTTIADLAVATNAGQIKTGSLSRSERVAKYNRLLRIEAELGDRAVYAPKVGLGPKFLA